In Rutidosis leptorrhynchoides isolate AG116_Rl617_1_P2 chromosome 2, CSIRO_AGI_Rlap_v1, whole genome shotgun sequence, one genomic interval encodes:
- the LOC139887720 gene encoding uncharacterized protein gives MESFDNGGLNVGSLRAFNLSLMCKWLWCFLGQTSAIWANVVKAIHVEFGGLDGSKLTCSGIWSNIINAFNKAKQDGSLPSNVIRAKVGDGKSIRFWLYNWRGDGMLKNKYRRLYHLETDKNCSLADRKENGVWSWSWNRNDIGDRNRSLLNELMLNIGSISLSNNSDSWGWVLDNDTAFTVADTRTYIDTCLLPSVNPFTRWVKCVPRKINILLWRVALDKFPTRLNLSRRCLEIQQIGCVSCNYCVETLKHVLFDCNIAADLLRRTRMWVDVDLPIFSEWAEWIAWFDDWRERMDVKDKLYTIVAALIWHIWTYRNSVIFRPPMKKLLLFDSICFTSFSWYSSRGKSNVTWNEWLIKPL, from the coding sequence ATGGAATCTTTTGATAACGGTGGTTTAAATGTTGGGAGTTTACGTGCATTCAACTTGTCTCTTATGTGTAAATGGTTGTGGTGTTTTTTGGGTCAAACGAGTGCTATATGGGCTAACGTGGTGAAAGCGATTCATGTAGAATTTGGAGGTTTAGATGGATCAAAGTTAACATGTAGTGGAATTTGGTCGAATATTATTAATGCATTTAATAAGGCTAAACAAGATGGGAGTCTGCCATCTAATGTCATTCGCGCAAAGGTTGGTGATGGTAAGTCCATAAGATTTTGGCTTTATAATTGGAGGGGTGATGGCATGCTTAAAAATAAATATCGTCGGCTATATCATTTAGAAACGGATAAGAATTGTTCCTTGGCGGATCGAAAGGAAAATGGAGTGTGGTCGTGGTCTTGGAATAGAAATGATATTGGAGATAGGAACCGATCTTTACTCAATGAACTGATGTTGAATATTGGGAGTATTTCTTTGTCTAATAATAGTGACTCATGGGGGTGGGTTTTAGATAATGATACTGCATTCACTGTTGCGGATACGAGAACATATATTGACACTTGTTTACTCCCTTCGGTTAACCCGTTTACTAGATGGGTCAAGTGTGTACCACGGAAAATAAATATTCTTCTTTGGCGGGTAGCGTTGGATAAATTTCCTACTCGTTTGAATCTATCCCGACGATGCTTAGAGATTCAACAAATAGGGTGTGTTTCATGTAACTATTGCGTGGAGACATTAAAACATGTTCTTTTTGATTGTAACATAGCTGCAGATCTTTTGAGACGGACGAGAATGTGGGTGGATGTGGACCTTCCAATATTTTCAGAATGGGCCGAATGGATCGCTTGGTTTGACGATTGGCGGGAAAGAATGGACGTGAAAGACAAACTCTATACTATTGTGGCTGCGCTCATATGGCATATTTGGACGTATAGGAACAGTGTGATATTCCGACCTCCGATGAAGAAGCTCTTACTTTTTGATTCCATTTGTTTTACTTCTTTTAGTTGGTATAGTAGTAGAGGAAAAAGTAATGTTACTTGGAACGAGTGGCTCATAAAGCCGTTGTAA